GGAGGTATGAGAATGGTCTTAGAAATTTCTTCAATCTATTTCTTCCAAGGGCGGACAATTGGCTGTTTGTAAATAATTCCGGAGACACGTATGAAATTATTGCAGAAGGCACAATGGATGAAATTACTGTAAATAATACGCAACAGTGGAAGGAACTAAAAGAAAAATATTATGGGAACTAAAGAGCAGTTAAAAGAAGAACGGGACAGAATAGTCAAAGGACTTGAAGAGACCTATAAAAAGCTTGTCGAATATAAGAAGCAGAAGAAAAGTCCAATGATTGTGGTAAGAAACGGTAAAATTGAGGCAGTTGACCCGCATGAAATATTGCCTACAACACTCTATAAACGAAGTGCAGGCTGAAAAGCAACACAATTAGGCATTATTATTCTTTTGTATCATACAGGTTTAAGAGCTTTATAATGAGGGGTTTAAAGGGTTCTTGGTCAAGCGCCCCGTTTTATTTTTTTTACTGGGTTGATGATTTGGCAATGAAATTATTGCTAACTAATTTGACAATGGATTATTTGTCAAAACAAGATGAGTTCCCGGTTCAGCTTCCGAGGCATAGCCTTTCCTGAGAATCGGAATAGCGCATCTGATCGATGGTTTTGGTTTTTTAGCTATAATCCTATGACTGGAAAAACTGAATCACTGAGCCAGATAAAACAAATGACACTACTTCCCAGATAGGAAAGGGAAGCCAAACCTATCGCCCACCTTGAACCTCCGAACCAGGATACTGTGACTCACGTTCTGTTTTCGTTTGTAAATTGGCACAGAGTGCTGCAGATAGTTCTGTGAACAGACCAAAAAACACTGCAATTCCTTCACATTTCCTTGAAAAATACCCTGTACTGAAATAGCCCCAAAAAGTTAGACACTATTTGAAGGCAATTTTATGAAAGGTAAAAAGAAGTATTCTGTCCTCTTTAGGAAAGAGGCAGTTGATCAAGTGATCCACGATAAGCGATCAGTATTTAAAGTAGGTCAGGATTTAGGAGTTGATAAATCTCTTATTCGTAAATGGGTTCTCTTGTATCAAAAACACGGAATTATGGGCCTTATGCCTATTTCAAATAGAGAATATCCTCCTGCATTCAAGGTCAAGGCTATTGAGACCATGCGAAAGAAGTCGTTATCTTTATTGGAGACCTGTATTCAGTTTAATATTCGAAGTCCTGGTTCCTTGGTCAAATGGATAGCTCTTTATGATGAAAAAGGCTCTGAAGGTTTAGCAAGGAAACAAAGTGAACCAAAATTTCCCATGGCCAAAAGAATCAAAAAGCCCAAAACCAAGGAAGAAGAGCTCCTGAAGGAATTAGCTTCCCTGAGAGCTGAAAATGCATATTTAAAAAAGCTCCATGCCTTAATTCAAGCCGACAAAGAGAAAGAAGAAAAGCGGAAGTCATCCAGGAATTAAGGCAGTCTCATGCATTATCAGATCTGTTAGTGCATGCTGGGATGGCCAGAAGTACCTTTTATTATCACATAAAACAATCCAGAAAGCCGGATAAATATCTGGAAGCCAAAAAGGCTATTTCCAGGATCTATAAGGAACATAAAGGGCGAATGGGCTACAGGCGCATCAAATTTCAACTTAGAAACGAAGGCATGATTCTCAACCATAAAACAGTTTTGAGATTGATGCAGGAATTGGGAATCCAGAGTTTGATTCGGACAAAAAAATACAAATCCTATAAGGGGGAAATGGGTAAAGTCGCTCCAAATCTTTTAGAACGCAACTTT
This genomic window from Algoriphagus sp. TR-M9 contains:
- a CDS encoding transposase, whose amino-acid sequence is MKGKKKYSVLFRKEAVDQVIHDKRSVFKVGQDLGVDKSLIRKWVLLYQKHGIMGLMPISNREYPPAFKVKAIETMRKKSLSLLETCIQFNIRSPGSLVKWIALYDEKGSEGLARKQSEPKFPMAKRIKKPKTKEEELLKELASLRAENAYLKKLHALIQADKEKEEKRKSSRN